A portion of the Pseudomonas sp. GR 6-02 genome contains these proteins:
- a CDS encoding tetratricopeptide repeat protein, translated as MFQRFLSALRGKKTNKSTTVSSQHSDATQSPSPESELVTVYDGYGRELKIERSEWRDKVFLPNLQQKWSDADELYNLVISGLNDGFVADLVPAAAQLVKIDSNPERSHVVQGIVQMGNGQLDAAENTLRTGMAKVGATGTLLTNLAKIFTERGEQALADETLWRAIQTEPNQENGMLWWAAIQRERGGEGGYLEALRTVAALPGSWRAQLWLARHYLEQQEVEPAQALYVEVLAGGMFDGSALMMISGDLGNNGQIPLIVELIGPVYDEHKHDAMAGINLLRAYQELGKADEGEALLARLYALGFMPIKSQLDQFTQTFQQMRKQDAQGEPVDPENLKFATLALSQPIWHYGLRNADWLFAQKSEAASEVGFFALSKSMDGSERAESQREDDFGRLTRAIPLYLAEAVHYWSDHVGTCYIQIVEGGGPVLTGCEADGYALFDIVPPTMKYFITGEIGCSGEGDQAQWRISLSLWNCATRTKQVAESGSAVQAELGGLVLDLEKRLLACIGLTREKPVDVFYLHPTAEVLPMYLAELGQAFMLTLLANGHMPRSSMWGERAMLDWPLNMALHSPTVEVAKLMYISGLGKALDYKSDVLAEYKERSLQLLRELEQEHSPAFHLAPLIWKAFDMQAELRAYIRNLPADTSPAHKAWLERVSEA; from the coding sequence ATGTTCCAGCGATTTTTGTCCGCTCTGCGCGGCAAGAAAACCAACAAGTCCACAACAGTCTCATCTCAGCACTCTGATGCGACGCAGTCGCCATCGCCCGAGAGTGAACTGGTCACTGTCTACGACGGTTACGGGCGTGAGCTGAAGATCGAACGCAGTGAATGGCGCGACAAAGTCTTCCTGCCCAATCTGCAACAGAAGTGGAGCGATGCCGACGAGCTCTATAACTTGGTTATCTCGGGCTTGAATGACGGCTTTGTCGCCGACTTAGTCCCAGCCGCTGCGCAACTCGTCAAGATCGACAGCAATCCCGAGCGCAGCCATGTCGTCCAAGGCATTGTGCAAATGGGGAACGGCCAGCTTGATGCGGCCGAAAACACACTGCGTACGGGAATGGCGAAAGTGGGGGCGACAGGAACCCTTCTGACAAACCTGGCCAAGATATTCACCGAGCGAGGTGAGCAGGCACTTGCAGATGAAACGCTTTGGCGCGCGATACAAACCGAGCCGAATCAAGAGAATGGCATGCTTTGGTGGGCGGCCATTCAGCGGGAACGAGGGGGCGAGGGGGGCTATCTTGAAGCACTCCGTACTGTGGCTGCGTTACCCGGTAGCTGGCGTGCGCAATTGTGGCTGGCACGTCATTATTTGGAGCAGCAGGAAGTCGAGCCGGCGCAAGCGCTCTATGTCGAGGTGCTGGCCGGGGGGATGTTCGACGGCAGCGCTCTGATGATGATATCGGGCGACTTGGGCAACAACGGCCAAATTCCATTGATCGTTGAGCTGATTGGGCCTGTCTACGATGAACACAAACACGACGCGATGGCGGGTATCAACCTGTTGCGTGCCTATCAGGAGCTCGGCAAAGCAGACGAAGGGGAAGCGTTGCTCGCTCGCCTGTATGCGCTCGGCTTCATGCCGATCAAAAGCCAGCTCGACCAGTTTACGCAAACTTTCCAGCAAATGCGCAAGCAAGACGCACAAGGGGAACCGGTCGATCCTGAGAACCTGAAGTTCGCGACGTTGGCGTTAAGTCAGCCGATCTGGCATTACGGTTTGCGCAACGCCGACTGGCTATTCGCGCAGAAATCGGAAGCGGCATCGGAGGTCGGTTTCTTTGCGCTTTCCAAAAGCATGGATGGATCAGAGCGTGCCGAATCGCAACGAGAGGACGATTTTGGGCGTCTCACGCGCGCTATTCCTCTGTATCTGGCTGAGGCCGTGCACTACTGGAGCGACCATGTAGGCACTTGTTACATCCAGATCGTGGAAGGCGGCGGTCCGGTCCTGACTGGATGCGAAGCCGACGGCTATGCGCTCTTCGATATCGTGCCGCCGACGATGAAGTATTTCATAACCGGCGAGATAGGCTGTTCGGGTGAGGGTGATCAAGCCCAATGGCGGATTTCCCTGAGTCTCTGGAACTGCGCGACCCGCACGAAGCAAGTCGCCGAAAGCGGCAGCGCGGTTCAGGCGGAGCTCGGCGGGCTGGTGCTTGACCTTGAGAAACGCTTGCTGGCTTGCATTGGACTGACGCGTGAGAAGCCAGTGGATGTGTTCTACCTGCATCCCACGGCCGAAGTCTTGCCGATGTACCTGGCTGAACTGGGCCAAGCCTTCATGTTGACGCTGCTTGCGAACGGGCATATGCCTAGGTCCTCAATGTGGGGGGAGCGTGCCATGCTCGACTGGCCGCTCAATATGGCCCTCCATTCGCCCACGGTAGAAGTGGCGAAATTGATGTACATCTCCGGATTGGGCAAAGCCCTGGATTACAAGTCGGACGTATTGGCCGAATACAAGGAGCGCAGCCTGCAATTGCTGCGCGAGTTGGAGCAGGAGCACAGCCCTGCATTCCATTTGGCGCCGCTGATATGGAAGGCGTTCGATATGCAAGCAGAGTTACGCGCATACATTCGGAACTTGCCCGCTGATACAAGCCCGGCGCATAAGGCATGGCTGGAGCGAGTTAGCGAGGCATGA
- the guaA gene encoding glutamine-hydrolyzing GMP synthase: protein MALDIHAHRILILDFGSQYTQLIARRVREIGVYCELHPFDMDEEAIREFAPKGVILAGGPESVHEADSPRCPQAVFDLGVPVFGICYGMQTMAEQLGGKVEGSDLREFGYARVDVVGKSRLLDGIEDHIDADGLFGLDVWMSHGDKVTKMPEDFHILASTPSCPIAGMFNDDRAYYGVQFHPEVTHTKQGGRILSRFILDICGCEALWTPSKIAEDAIAQVRAQVGTDNVLLGLSGGVDSSVVAALLHKAIGDQLTCVFVDNGLLRLHEGEQVMAMFAENMGVKVIRANAEEQFLGNLAGESDPEKKRKIIGRTFIDVFDAESCKLDNIKYLAQGTIYPDVIESAGAKSGKAHVIKSHHNVGGLPEEMNLKLVEPLRELFKDEVRRLGLELGLPYDMVYRHPFPGPGLGVRILGEVKKEYADLLRRADHIFIEELRKADWYHKVSQAFVVFQPVKSVGVVGDGRRYAWVVALRAVETIDFMTARWAHLPYELLETVSGRIINEIEGISRVTYDVSSKPPATIEWE from the coding sequence ATGGCCCTCGACATTCACGCTCACCGCATCCTGATCCTCGACTTCGGTTCCCAGTACACCCAACTGATCGCCCGCCGCGTGCGTGAAATCGGCGTTTACTGCGAACTGCATCCGTTCGACATGGACGAGGAAGCCATTCGCGAATTCGCTCCAAAAGGTGTGATCCTCGCCGGCGGTCCCGAGTCCGTGCACGAAGCTGACAGCCCTCGCTGCCCGCAAGCGGTGTTTGACCTGGGCGTGCCAGTCTTCGGTATCTGCTATGGCATGCAGACCATGGCCGAGCAACTGGGCGGCAAGGTTGAAGGTTCCGACCTGCGTGAGTTCGGTTACGCCCGTGTCGACGTGGTCGGCAAGAGCCGCCTGCTCGACGGCATCGAAGACCACATCGACGCCGATGGCCTGTTCGGCCTCGACGTATGGATGAGCCACGGTGACAAAGTCACCAAGATGCCGGAAGACTTCCACATCCTGGCCAGCACCCCGAGCTGCCCGATTGCCGGCATGTTCAACGATGACCGTGCCTACTACGGCGTGCAGTTCCACCCGGAAGTGACCCACACCAAGCAGGGCGGTCGCATCCTGTCGCGCTTCATCCTCGACATCTGTGGCTGTGAAGCGCTGTGGACGCCATCGAAGATTGCCGAAGACGCCATCGCCCAGGTCCGCGCCCAGGTCGGCACCGACAACGTTCTGCTCGGCCTGTCCGGCGGCGTGGACTCCTCGGTGGTTGCCGCGCTGCTGCACAAGGCCATTGGCGATCAGCTGACCTGCGTATTCGTCGACAACGGCCTGCTGCGTCTGCACGAAGGCGAGCAAGTGATGGCCATGTTCGCCGAGAACATGGGCGTCAAAGTGATCCGCGCCAACGCCGAAGAGCAGTTCCTCGGTAACTTGGCGGGTGAGTCGGACCCGGAGAAGAAGCGCAAGATCATCGGCCGTACCTTCATCGACGTGTTCGATGCCGAATCCTGCAAGCTGGATAACATCAAGTACCTGGCCCAAGGCACCATCTACCCGGACGTGATCGAGTCGGCTGGCGCGAAAAGCGGCAAGGCACACGTGATCAAGTCGCACCACAACGTGGGCGGCCTGCCGGAAGAAATGAACCTCAAGCTGGTTGAACCGCTGCGCGAGCTGTTCAAGGACGAAGTCCGTCGTCTGGGCCTGGAACTCGGCCTGCCGTACGACATGGTCTACCGTCACCCGTTCCCGGGTCCGGGCCTGGGCGTGCGGATCCTCGGTGAAGTGAAGAAGGAATACGCCGACCTGCTGCGTCGTGCCGACCACATCTTCATCGAAGAACTGCGCAAGGCCGACTGGTACCACAAGGTCAGCCAGGCGTTCGTGGTATTCCAGCCGGTGAAATCGGTTGGCGTTGTCGGCGATGGCCGTCGTTACGCCTGGGTCGTTGCCCTGCGTGCCGTGGAAACCATCGACTTCATGACCGCGCGTTGGGCGCACCTGCCTTACGAACTGCTGGAAACCGTCAGCGGCCGTATCATCAATGAAATCGAAGGCATCTCCCGCGTTACCTACGACGTGTCGAGCAAGCCGCCGGCGACCATTGAGTGGGAGTGA
- the guaB gene encoding IMP dehydrogenase — MLRISQEALTFDDILLVPGYSEVLPNEVSLKTRLTRGIELNIPLVSAAMDTVTEARLAIAMAQEGGIGIIHKNMTIEQQAAEVRKVKRYEAGVVKDPITIEADATVRELFELTRLHNISGVPVLHDGDLVGIVTSRDVRFENRMDVSVREVMTPKERLVTVKEGANKNDVRELLHKHRIERVLIVDDKFALKGMMTVNDIEKAKAYPLASKDDQGRLRVGAAVGTGKDTGDRVAALVHAGVDVVVVDTAHGHSKGVIDRVRWVKQNFPEVQVIGGNIATGAAAKALAEAGADAVKVGIGPGSICTTRIVAGVGVPQISAIANVAAALEGTGVPLIADGGIRFSGDLSKAIVAGASCVMMGSMFAGTEEAPGEIELFQGRSYKAYRGMGSLGAMSQAQGSSDRYFQDSSAGAEKLVPEGIEGRVPYKGTLSAIIHQLMGGLRSSMGYTGSADIEEMRTKPEFVRITGAGMAESHVHDVQITKEAPNYRVG; from the coding sequence ATGCTGCGTATCAGCCAAGAAGCTCTGACATTCGACGACATTCTCCTAGTGCCCGGTTATTCCGAGGTGCTTCCTAACGAAGTCAGTCTCAAGACCCGCCTTACCCGTGGCATCGAGCTGAATATTCCACTGGTTTCCGCCGCTATGGACACCGTTACTGAAGCCCGTCTGGCAATCGCCATGGCTCAGGAAGGTGGCATCGGCATCATCCACAAGAACATGACCATCGAGCAGCAAGCTGCCGAAGTGCGCAAGGTCAAGCGTTACGAAGCCGGTGTGGTCAAGGACCCGATCACCATCGAGGCCGATGCCACGGTGCGTGAACTGTTCGAACTGACCCGCCTGCACAATATCTCCGGCGTTCCGGTACTGCACGATGGCGACCTGGTCGGCATCGTCACTTCCCGTGACGTGCGTTTCGAAAACCGCATGGACGTCAGTGTCCGTGAAGTGATGACGCCTAAAGAGCGTTTGGTCACGGTCAAGGAAGGCGCCAACAAGAACGATGTGCGTGAATTGCTGCACAAGCACCGCATCGAGCGCGTGCTGATCGTCGACGACAAATTTGCCCTCAAAGGCATGATGACTGTCAACGACATCGAAAAAGCCAAGGCTTATCCGCTGGCCAGCAAGGACGATCAAGGTCGTCTGCGCGTTGGCGCTGCAGTCGGTACCGGTAAAGACACCGGTGACCGTGTAGCTGCCCTGGTCCATGCCGGTGTTGACGTGGTGGTGGTCGACACTGCCCACGGTCACTCCAAAGGTGTGATCGACCGCGTTCGCTGGGTCAAGCAGAACTTCCCTGAAGTGCAGGTCATCGGCGGCAACATCGCCACCGGCGCTGCCGCCAAGGCCCTGGCCGAAGCCGGCGCTGACGCAGTCAAGGTCGGTATCGGCCCAGGCTCGATCTGCACCACCCGTATCGTCGCCGGTGTCGGCGTCCCGCAAATCAGTGCCATCGCCAACGTTGCCGCTGCCCTTGAGGGCACCGGTGTTCCGTTGATCGCCGACGGCGGCATCCGTTTCTCCGGTGACCTGTCCAAGGCCATCGTGGCCGGTGCCTCCTGCGTGATGATGGGCTCGATGTTCGCCGGTACTGAAGAAGCGCCAGGCGAGATCGAACTGTTCCAGGGCCGTTCGTACAAGGCTTATCGCGGCATGGGTTCGCTGGGCGCCATGTCCCAGGCTCAAGGTTCCTCCGACCGTTACTTCCAGGACTCCTCCGCGGGTGCCGAGAAGCTGGTTCCGGAAGGCATCGAAGGGCGTGTTCCTTACAAGGGCACCCTGAGCGCCATCATCCATCAACTGATGGGCGGCCTGCGTTCCTCGATGGGTTACACCGGCAGCGCCGACATCGAAGAAATGCGCACCAAGCCTGAGTTCGTGCGGATCACCGGCGCTGGCATGGCCGAGTCCCACGTTCACGACGTACAGATCACCAAAGAAGCGCCAAACTACCGCGTAGGTTGA
- a CDS encoding sulfite exporter TauE/SafE family protein — protein MNVLELLSQWPWGVVDWLVIGLGVALAYIVFGIAGFGTALVAGPILILFMPLSKIVPLLVLLDFVAAFGNLLPSRRDVERSELLRLLPCMAVGCTLGVIFLLNLKSDVLLLLMGLFISAYAIYSLWIKTRPTQLSAGWAVPMGTVGGMFGALFGSGGFLYAIYLNSRLPKDEARATQSALISCSTVVRLSLFAVAGVYAELPLLVLALCLLPAMALGLWIGRRLTMKLSREAFVRLVTWLVLASGIALIGRYLST, from the coding sequence ATGAATGTGCTGGAATTGTTGAGCCAATGGCCGTGGGGTGTGGTGGATTGGTTGGTGATCGGATTGGGTGTTGCCCTGGCCTACATCGTGTTCGGCATTGCCGGTTTTGGCACCGCGCTGGTGGCGGGGCCGATTCTGATTCTGTTCATGCCGCTGTCGAAAATCGTGCCGCTGCTGGTGCTGCTGGATTTCGTCGCCGCGTTCGGCAATCTGCTGCCCTCGCGCCGAGATGTGGAGCGGTCCGAGTTGCTGCGACTGCTGCCGTGCATGGCGGTGGGTTGCACATTGGGGGTGATTTTTCTGCTGAACCTGAAATCCGATGTATTGCTGCTATTGATGGGGCTGTTTATCAGCGCCTATGCGATTTACAGCCTGTGGATCAAAACCCGTCCGACACAACTATCCGCCGGGTGGGCGGTGCCGATGGGCACGGTGGGCGGGATGTTCGGGGCGCTGTTTGGCAGCGGCGGCTTTCTATATGCGATCTATTTGAACAGTCGCTTACCCAAGGATGAGGCCCGAGCCACCCAGAGTGCGCTGATCAGTTGCAGCACCGTGGTGCGTTTGAGCCTGTTTGCCGTCGCCGGTGTGTATGCCGAGCTACCCTTGTTGGTATTGGCGCTGTGTTTGTTGCCGGCGATGGCGCTGGGGCTGTGGATCGGTCGGCGATTGACCATGAAATTGTCCCGCGAGGCCTTCGTGCGGCTGGTGACCTGGCTGGTGCTGGCCAGCGGGATTGCCTTGATCGGGCGTTATTTGAGTACTTGA
- a CDS encoding LysR family transcriptional regulator: MLSTRQLRYFVEIAESGSFSAAAERLFIAQSALSRQIKDMETRLQTPLFERTARQPRLTAAGEAFLPRARNLLNELTKASEMATQVGTGQLGVLRLSHSSTVPMSGRLLRGISVYLDLHAGVSMDIVKLSSEAQLEELAEGRLDVGLLRLPVLRQREGVQIVPLYSERLLLAVPPNHQLAVEKSAHGIDLAQLKDEAFISIPHPQRGGLSYLSAELCMRQGFFPRAARVVSRKTTQLQLIQAGFGIALLPESMQDIAPPDIHFLPLADPDCHSTVALACRQDPTALVQQFVEHFTRLP, from the coding sequence GTGCTTTCAACCCGCCAATTGCGTTACTTCGTGGAAATCGCCGAGAGCGGCAGCTTCAGCGCGGCGGCCGAACGACTGTTTATTGCTCAGTCAGCCTTGAGCCGACAGATCAAGGACATGGAAACCCGCCTGCAAACGCCGCTGTTCGAACGCACCGCCCGCCAGCCCCGCCTGACGGCAGCGGGTGAAGCCTTTTTGCCTCGGGCCAGAAACCTGCTGAACGAACTGACCAAGGCCAGCGAAATGGCCACTCAAGTGGGCACTGGTCAACTGGGCGTCTTGCGCCTGAGCCATTCCAGCACCGTGCCCATGAGTGGTCGACTGCTGCGCGGGATCAGCGTTTATCTGGATCTGCATGCCGGTGTGTCGATGGACATCGTCAAGCTGTCCTCCGAGGCACAACTGGAAGAATTGGCCGAAGGTCGCCTCGATGTGGGTCTGTTGCGCCTGCCGGTGCTGCGCCAGCGTGAAGGGGTGCAGATTGTTCCGCTGTACAGCGAGCGTCTGTTGTTGGCAGTGCCGCCGAATCATCAGCTGGCTGTGGAAAAGTCCGCACACGGCATCGATCTGGCACAGTTGAAGGATGAAGCGTTTATTTCCATCCCTCATCCACAGCGCGGCGGTCTGAGCTATCTATCTGCCGAGTTGTGCATGCGCCAAGGGTTCTTTCCCCGGGCGGCTCGGGTGGTGTCACGCAAAACCACGCAACTGCAATTGATCCAGGCCGGGTTCGGCATCGCGCTGTTACCGGAATCGATGCAGGACATTGCGCCGCCGGATATCCATTTTCTCCCCTTGGCCGATCCGGATTGCCACAGCACCGTCGCCCTCGCCTGCCGGCAAGATCCCACCGCGCTGGTTCAGCAATTCGTTGAACACTTCACCCGGCTGCCGTAG
- the xseA gene encoding exodeoxyribonuclease VII large subunit, with protein sequence MIKDPFARLGLDREVLTVSQLNGRARVLLEDVFSNIWVEGEISNLARPASGHVYFTLKDSGAQVRCALFRQNAARVRQALKDGLAVKVRGKVSLFEGRGDYQLILDTVEPAGDGALRLAFDALKEKLSAEGLFSAERKVPLPAHPQRIGIISSPTGAVIRDIISVFRRRAPQVQLTLIPTAVQGREATAQIVRALKLADARGFDALILARGGGSLEDLWCFNEEAVARAVDACVTPIVSAVGHETDVSISDFVADVRAPTPSAAAELLAPDSSDLVRRVESLHRRLVMRMRDRLMRDRLRLEGISRRLRHPGERLRQQAQRLDDLDMRLRRAFERSLNTRRERLIRLETRLAGQHPGRQLAMLRQRLDSLAERLPRAMREGLKSRRLQLQSQMQTLHVVSPLATLARGYSILLDERGNAIRSAAQTHTGQRLKAKLGDGELQVRVEDNHLTPVTLSLLD encoded by the coding sequence ATGATTAAAGATCCCTTTGCAAGACTCGGCCTGGACCGGGAAGTCCTGACTGTCAGCCAGCTCAACGGCCGCGCGCGGGTGTTGCTCGAAGACGTGTTCAGCAACATCTGGGTCGAAGGCGAAATCTCCAACCTCGCCCGCCCGGCGTCCGGCCATGTGTATTTCACCCTCAAGGACAGCGGCGCCCAAGTTCGTTGCGCACTGTTCCGGCAGAACGCGGCACGGGTTCGCCAGGCGCTGAAGGACGGCCTGGCGGTCAAGGTTCGTGGCAAGGTTTCGCTGTTTGAAGGCCGTGGTGACTACCAACTGATTCTCGACACCGTGGAGCCGGCTGGTGACGGTGCCCTGCGCCTGGCCTTCGATGCTTTGAAGGAAAAACTCAGCGCCGAAGGCCTGTTCAGTGCCGAACGCAAAGTGCCGCTGCCGGCGCACCCGCAACGCATCGGCATCATCAGTTCACCCACCGGCGCGGTGATCCGCGACATCATCAGTGTGTTCCGCCGCCGTGCGCCGCAGGTGCAACTGACGCTGATCCCTACCGCCGTACAAGGTCGCGAAGCCACCGCGCAAATTGTCCGCGCGCTGAAACTGGCGGACGCCCGTGGTTTCGATGCGTTGATCCTGGCCCGTGGCGGCGGCTCGCTGGAAGACCTCTGGTGTTTCAACGAAGAAGCCGTGGCCCGCGCCGTGGACGCCTGTGTGACGCCAATCGTCAGCGCCGTCGGCCATGAAACCGACGTATCGATCAGTGACTTCGTCGCCGACGTTCGCGCGCCGACGCCGTCCGCCGCCGCCGAACTGCTGGCGCCTGACTCCAGCGATCTGGTGCGTCGGGTCGAAAGCCTGCACCGACGACTGGTGATGCGCATGCGTGACCGCTTGATGCGCGATCGGCTGCGTCTGGAAGGCATCTCTCGCCGCTTGCGCCATCCCGGCGAACGCCTGCGTCAGCAAGCGCAACGCCTGGATGATCTGGACATGCGCCTGCGCCGCGCTTTCGAACGTAGCCTCAACACCCGTCGCGAGCGCTTGATCCGCCTGGAAACCCGCCTCGCCGGGCAACATCCCGGGCGACAACTGGCGATGCTTCGCCAGCGCCTCGACAGCCTCGCCGAGCGCCTGCCCCGGGCCATGCGCGAAGGGCTTAAATCCCGTCGCCTGCAACTGCAAAGTCAGATGCAGACGCTGCATGTGGTCAGCCCGTTGGCGACCCTCGCTCGTGGCTACAGCATTCTGCTGGACGAGCGCGGCAACGCGATCCGCAGCGCCGCGCAAACCCACACCGGCCAGCGCCTGAAAGCCAAACTCGGCGATGGCGAACTGCAAGTGCGGGTCGAAGACAATCACCTGACGCCTGTCACCCTCTCTTTACTGGATTGA
- a CDS encoding peptidoglycan DD-metalloendopeptidase family protein, which produces MPRFFAPLLLLCLTFNAHADSYITRLLNKPVPGGVAVVDLGSSAQAPKASYQGKPVLVVKEQNNWLAIVGVPLTVKPGSQSLSSGGRNLSFTVGNKKYPEQHITLKNTQQVNPNPANLKRIEGELAEQIQAYRSFSPNTPSNLLLDKPVDGPLSSKFGVRRFFNGEERNPHAGLDFAVPAGTPIKTPAAGKVILIGNYFFNGNTVFVDHGQGFISMFCHMSKIDVKVGQQLARGEVVGKVGSTGRATGPHMHWNVSLNDARVDPAIFIGAFQP; this is translated from the coding sequence ATGCCGCGCTTTTTTGCTCCATTGCTGTTGCTGTGCCTGACCTTCAACGCCCACGCCGACAGTTACATCACCCGCCTGTTGAACAAACCGGTGCCGGGCGGCGTGGCAGTGGTTGATCTGGGCAGCTCCGCCCAGGCGCCGAAAGCCAGTTATCAAGGCAAACCCGTATTGGTGGTCAAAGAGCAGAACAACTGGCTGGCCATCGTCGGCGTGCCGCTGACGGTCAAACCGGGCAGCCAGTCGCTGAGCAGCGGTGGTCGCAACCTGAGCTTCACCGTCGGCAACAAGAAATACCCGGAACAGCACATCACCCTGAAGAATACGCAGCAGGTCAATCCGAACCCGGCGAATCTCAAGCGCATCGAGGGCGAGTTGGCCGAGCAGATCCAGGCTTACCGCAGCTTCAGCCCGAATACCCCGAGCAACCTGTTGCTGGACAAACCAGTCGATGGGCCGCTGTCGAGCAAGTTCGGCGTGCGCCGCTTTTTCAATGGCGAAGAGCGCAATCCCCATGCGGGCCTCGACTTTGCCGTACCCGCTGGCACGCCGATCAAAACCCCGGCCGCCGGCAAGGTAATCCTGATCGGGAATTACTTCTTCAACGGCAATACGGTGTTCGTCGACCACGGCCAGGGCTTTATCAGCATGTTCTGCCACATGTCGAAGATCGACGTGAAAGTCGGCCAGCAACTGGCGCGTGGTGAGGTGGTCGGGAAAGTCGGCTCAACTGGCCGCGCGACCGGGCCGCATATGCACTGGAACGTCAGCTTGAACGATGCGCGGGTGGACCCGGCGATTTTCATTGGTGCGTTTCAGCCATAA
- the leuA gene encoding 2-isopropylmalate synthase has translation MSMLKDPSSKYRAFPTINLPDRTWPSKTITAAPIWCSSDLRDGNQSLIEPMDAVKKLRFWKTLVQVGVKEIEASFPAASQTDFDFVRTLIEGGHIPDDTTIQVLTQGREDLIARTFESLRGAKKAIVHLYNATSPSFRRIVFNQDKDGIKAIAVNAAKLFVKYAAQQPDTEWTFEYSPETFSATELEFAKEVCDAVIEVWNPTPEHKVILNLPATVECATPNIYADQIEWFGRHINRRDSVIISLHTHNDRGTGVAATELGLMAGADRVEGCLFGNGERTGNVDLVTVALNLYTQGVDPELDFSDIDGVRKVVEECNQIAVHPRHPYVGDLVHTAFSGSHQDAIRKGFAQQQPDALWEVPYLPIDPADIGRSYEAVIRVNSQSGKGGIAYLLEQEYGISLPRRMQIEFSQVVQRETDRLGLEMTAQQIHALLHSEYLQANTPYALVSHRLQEENGHSAVEVEVSSKGQGETNLHWRGKGNGALEALVAGLPIPVEIMDYNEHAIGAGTNAKAAAYIELRVNGERAVHGVGIDENITTASFKALFSALNRSLSQPEAKAA, from the coding sequence ATGAGCATGCTCAAAGACCCGTCTTCGAAATACCGCGCGTTCCCGACCATCAACCTGCCGGATCGCACCTGGCCATCGAAGACCATCACTGCAGCGCCGATCTGGTGCAGCTCGGACCTTCGTGACGGCAACCAGTCGTTGATCGAGCCAATGGACGCGGTCAAGAAGCTGCGTTTCTGGAAGACCCTGGTGCAGGTCGGCGTGAAAGAAATCGAAGCCTCGTTCCCGGCTGCTTCGCAAACCGACTTCGACTTCGTGCGCACCCTGATCGAAGGCGGCCACATCCCGGACGACACCACCATTCAGGTGCTGACCCAGGGCCGTGAAGACTTGATCGCGCGCACCTTTGAATCCCTGCGCGGTGCCAAGAAGGCCATCGTTCACCTGTACAACGCGACCTCCCCTTCCTTCCGCCGCATTGTCTTCAACCAGGACAAGGACGGGATCAAGGCCATCGCCGTAAACGCCGCCAAGCTGTTCGTCAAATATGCCGCCCAGCAGCCGGACACCGAGTGGACCTTCGAATACTCGCCAGAAACCTTCAGCGCCACTGAACTGGAATTCGCCAAGGAAGTCTGCGACGCGGTGATCGAGGTGTGGAACCCGACGCCTGAGCACAAGGTGATCCTCAACCTGCCCGCCACCGTCGAATGCGCGACCCCGAACATCTATGCCGACCAGATCGAATGGTTCGGTCGTCACATCAACCGTCGTGACAGCGTGATCATCAGCCTGCACACCCACAACGACCGTGGCACCGGCGTGGCCGCCACCGAGCTGGGCCTGATGGCCGGCGCCGACCGTGTCGAAGGCTGCCTGTTCGGCAACGGCGAGCGTACCGGTAACGTCGATCTCGTCACCGTGGCATTGAACCTCTACACCCAGGGCGTAGACCCTGAGCTGGACTTCTCCGACATCGACGGCGTGCGCAAAGTCGTCGAAGAGTGCAACCAGATTGCGGTGCACCCACGTCACCCGTACGTCGGCGACCTGGTTCACACCGCGTTCTCCGGCTCGCACCAGGATGCAATCCGCAAGGGCTTTGCCCAGCAACAACCGGACGCCCTGTGGGAAGTGCCGTACTTGCCGATCGACCCGGCCGACATCGGCCGCAGCTACGAGGCGGTGATTCGCGTCAACAGCCAGTCGGGCAAGGGCGGTATCGCTTATCTGCTGGAACAGGAATACGGCATCAGCTTGCCGCGCCGTATGCAAATCGAGTTCAGCCAGGTCGTGCAGCGTGAAACCGATCGCCTGGGCCTGGAGATGACAGCCCAGCAGATCCACGCGCTGCTGCACAGCGAGTACTTGCAGGCCAACACCCCGTACGCGCTGGTCAGCCATCGCCTGCAGGAAGAAAACGGACACAGCGCCGTGGAAGTCGAAGTTTCCAGCAAAGGTCAAGGCGAAACCAACCTGCACTGGCGCGGCAAGGGCAACGGTGCCCTGGAAGCACTGGTGGCCGGCCTGCCGATTCCGGTTGAGATCATGGACTACAACGAACACGCCATCGGCGCGGGCACCAATGCCAAGGCCGCGGCCTACATTGAACTGCGGGTGAATGGTGAGCGTGCGGTGCATGGCGTCGGCATCGACGAAAACATCACCACTGCCAGCTTCAAGGCCCTGTTCAGCGCACTGAACCGCTCCCTGAGCCAGCCGGAAGCGAAAGCGGCATAA